A stretch of the Vibrio sp. SS-MA-C1-2 genome encodes the following:
- a CDS encoding TrbI/VirB10 family protein: MNDKISPVTEHDRNTLNIDEKKSTHTKSKSLVIGLFTLIAFVVIIGVVFYLFTRTDDVVTKDIVTEANHTAGAEQSILRESNTYFTKLKAQREKEKAAEKLRKEKELAEANKKTKEREITNIDDKPQVQRSEIKESEPLPPLPPPPVVNRTPSPSSSTSSQSEVPMTPKERKKTGSVLVALDSASSEQASSPVINESNYNDTLTGSRYQAGSAFVRRSNNFLLLNGAVIPCAIYTQIISDYQGIVTCRVTQDVYSSNGASLLIEKGSLAIGEQKVAMEPGKTRIFTNWTTIETPMNISIQIDSLGTGRLGASGHDAWVDNHYAQRFGGAILLSFVDDALAKWSDQQSSEQYESSSDNANDMASKALDSSINIVPTGYSYIGQKINILVARNIDMSSVYRFQ; this comes from the coding sequence ATGAATGATAAAATTTCTCCTGTCACTGAGCACGATCGCAATACCCTCAATATTGATGAAAAAAAATCTACCCATACTAAATCTAAATCGTTGGTCATTGGTCTTTTTACCTTGATTGCATTCGTTGTGATAATCGGTGTTGTTTTTTATCTTTTTACTCGCACTGATGACGTTGTGACAAAAGATATCGTGACAGAAGCTAATCACACTGCGGGCGCTGAACAAAGTATTTTACGTGAAAGCAATACTTACTTTACTAAGCTTAAGGCGCAACGTGAAAAAGAAAAAGCCGCTGAAAAATTACGTAAGGAGAAGGAACTCGCAGAAGCGAATAAAAAAACCAAAGAGCGAGAAATTACGAATATAGATGATAAACCTCAGGTTCAACGAAGTGAAATAAAAGAAAGTGAGCCGCTTCCTCCATTACCACCTCCGCCAGTTGTCAATCGAACCCCGTCACCGTCCTCTTCCACCTCTTCTCAGTCAGAGGTACCGATGACACCGAAGGAAAGAAAAAAAACGGGTTCCGTTTTAGTTGCGTTGGATTCCGCATCCAGTGAACAAGCTTCCTCTCCTGTTATTAATGAGTCAAATTATAATGACACGTTAACAGGTTCTCGTTATCAAGCGGGCAGCGCTTTTGTTCGTCGGTCTAATAACTTTTTATTACTTAATGGCGCCGTGATCCCTTGCGCGATTTACACGCAAATCATTTCTGATTATCAAGGTATTGTCACTTGTCGTGTTACCCAAGATGTTTATAGCTCTAATGGGGCTTCACTTCTCATTGAAAAAGGCTCTTTAGCCATAGGGGAACAAAAAGTCGCCATGGAACCTGGTAAGACTCGGATCTTCACCAATTGGACAACGATTGAAACACCGATGAATATCTCTATTCAAATCGATTCGTTAGGTACTGGTCGTCTCGGTGCAAGTGGGCATGATGCGTGGGTAGATAATCACTACGCACAACGGTTCGGTGGAGCAATCTTACTCAGTTTTGTTGATGATGCCCTTGCAAAATGGAGTGATCAACAAAGCAGTGAGCAGTATGAAAGTTCTTCTGACAATGCGAACGATATGGCATCAAAAGCGTTAGATTCGTCGATTAATATTGTCCCCACGGGTTATTCCTATATCGGTCAAAAGATTAATATTCTTGTTGCACGAAACATCGATATGTCGAGTGTGTATCGCTTTCAATAA
- a CDS encoding DUF2726 domain-containing protein: protein MNIIYLVLTILSLGFVAFGLILNSSKKPSQQNKPQKKKKGVIGGQFRAISHLNTKTEQQFFNQLCALLPDDYYIACKVRLADLCLPFDKKDFTSFNKVSKKHVDFTVIRKKTSQVQFAIELDDKSHQSKAARLRDDDKNYALSSANIPLFRIKPKLSYVPEIKKLVSQL from the coding sequence ATGAATATCATTTATTTAGTATTGACGATCTTATCTTTAGGCTTTGTGGCTTTTGGTTTGATTTTAAATTCAAGTAAGAAACCGTCACAACAAAATAAGCCACAAAAGAAAAAAAAGGGGGTGATTGGTGGTCAGTTCCGCGCGATTTCACACTTAAATACGAAAACAGAACAACAATTTTTTAATCAACTTTGTGCTCTGTTACCTGATGATTACTACATTGCTTGTAAAGTACGGCTCGCTGATTTGTGCTTACCCTTCGATAAAAAAGATTTCACGTCTTTTAATAAAGTATCCAAAAAGCATGTTGATTTTACCGTTATTCGTAAGAAGACTTCGCAAGTTCAATTTGCTATCGAACTGGATGATAAAAGTCATCAGAGTAAAGCGGCTCGATTACGTGATGATGATAAAAATTACGCCCTCAGTTCCGCAAACATACCGCTTTTTCGCATTAAGCCTAAATTGAGTTATGTGCCAGAAATCAAGAAGCTTGTATCCCAACTTTAA
- a CDS encoding type IV secretion system protein — translation MLESLFIFIDQVVSENIADKVQILVSTLLPLLGAAVTLYILYLAYQSLYEPQNMVIMETMKLIGSLAAVTTIALNTDFYLSYVVPALMNSGDDLAQALLGNNSGAGVSLQSMFDKMINQIQLIWEGAKIKIDVSWGSVEGLDTIKDFLLRIVLLLLVLLGFVPFLAVATAYLLIAKIMMSFLIIIGPLFIMMSFFPSTRSFFQAWTGQCFNYTLLCLMYPIAFTIFIQVLEATVFSAPISMATHLITIIIFFSLILLSVQIPSFCSTLSGGVGISGLVGGAMGSLGGMRSAAKGAVGGVKGAKAGLAYAKNKIGGSGKGSIKPG, via the coding sequence ATGCTTGAAAGTTTGTTTATATTTATAGATCAAGTTGTTTCTGAAAATATTGCTGATAAAGTTCAAATTTTAGTTTCTACTCTCCTCCCCTTGCTTGGTGCTGCGGTTACTCTCTATATTCTCTATCTTGCTTATCAATCGTTATACGAGCCCCAAAATATGGTAATCATGGAAACGATGAAGCTTATCGGGAGTCTCGCAGCAGTCACAACAATAGCGTTGAATACTGATTTTTATCTGAGTTATGTGGTTCCAGCGTTAATGAACTCGGGAGATGATCTAGCACAAGCATTACTTGGAAATAATTCAGGAGCTGGAGTTTCATTACAAAGTATGTTTGATAAGATGATAAATCAAATTCAATTAATTTGGGAAGGAGCTAAAATTAAAATAGATGTTAGTTGGGGGTCTGTGGAGGGTTTAGATACAATAAAAGACTTTCTTCTACGCATAGTATTGTTACTATTAGTTTTACTTGGGTTTGTTCCATTTTTAGCGGTTGCAACTGCGTATCTTTTGATTGCGAAAATTATGATGAGCTTTTTGATTATTATCGGACCGCTGTTTATCATGATGTCTTTCTTTCCTTCTACCCGATCATTTTTTCAAGCATGGACTGGGCAATGTTTTAATTATACCTTGCTGTGTTTAATGTACCCGATTGCATTTACTATTTTTATTCAAGTTTTAGAAGCAACTGTTTTTTCAGCTCCCATCAGCATGGCTACACACTTAATAACGATAATTATTTTCTTCTCGTTGATTTTGTTGTCTGTTCAAATTCCCTCTTTTTGCAGCACATTAAGTGGGGGGGTTGGTATTTCAGGTTTAGTCGGAGGTGCAATGGGATCTCTTGGTGGTATGCGAAGTGCAGCTAAAGGTGCAGTTGGAGGTGTCAAAGGTGCTAAAGCTGGACTAGCCTATGCGAAAAATAAAATAGGAGGCAGTGGCAAAGGCAGTATTAAACCGGGTTGA
- a CDS encoding conjugal transfer protein traD, whose product MTENTQYASYNVLARKALIAGVPILTLLTFLCFMLITGFGGMMLFGFAKGLIIPSLLAMLLFFIRIKCIDDSRAMEGLKWDINSLFYRMLCRSSVISFSATDETNKQRYLLISQTITHV is encoded by the coding sequence ATGACTGAGAATACACAATATGCGAGCTATAACGTGCTAGCAAGAAAAGCATTAATAGCTGGGGTTCCGATTCTTACCTTGCTGACCTTTCTCTGTTTCATGCTTATCACAGGCTTTGGGGGAATGATGTTATTTGGCTTTGCAAAAGGGCTCATTATTCCATCTCTTTTAGCGATGCTGCTCTTTTTTATTCGTATCAAATGCATAGATGATTCAAGAGCGATGGAAGGATTAAAGTGGGATATCAATAGTCTTTTTTATCGCATGTTATGTCGTTCTTCTGTGATCTCTTTTTCTGCTACCGATGAAACGAATAAACAACGTTATTTACTTATTTCTCAGACCATTACCCATGTATAG
- the virB11 gene encoding P-type DNA transfer ATPase VirB11, protein MLLNFDSSITIRSQLTASGLQSILDLNGLTEVAVNQPFEVWFDRGNGWENLSLPNLSFDLCLDLAKSLAVYAGLSIPIGEDNPVASVILPDGERGQIAVPPATEKNIVSMTFRKPSLNRFTLSDYQNSGRFDQYSDLRMDDVTLTELQRHLLDLKAKGDMQGFFDAAVKANQNILLVGGTGSGKTTVMKALVDCYPTSKRLFTIEDVHELDLPNHPNHLHLFYKQGGIRPKALIESCMRMKPDHVMLAELRGDEAWTYLEMLNTGHEGSITTIHANNCRSAPARLAGLIKQSEVGQTLDIQHILRTINSSIDVIAFFKHTHLTELYFDPHYKNQLLSH, encoded by the coding sequence ATGCTCTTGAACTTTGATAGCTCGATTACTATTCGTTCGCAACTGACTGCATCAGGCTTGCAATCTATTTTAGATCTCAATGGGTTAACCGAAGTCGCGGTTAACCAACCTTTTGAAGTTTGGTTTGATCGCGGTAATGGATGGGAGAACCTATCACTCCCAAACTTATCTTTTGATTTATGCTTAGATTTAGCCAAATCACTGGCTGTTTATGCTGGCTTAAGTATTCCTATCGGTGAAGATAATCCCGTTGCTTCGGTCATTTTACCCGATGGTGAACGAGGACAGATTGCCGTCCCTCCTGCCACTGAAAAAAATATAGTCAGCATGACATTTAGAAAGCCCTCACTTAATCGATTTACCTTATCGGATTATCAAAATTCAGGTCGATTTGATCAATACAGTGACCTAAGAATGGATGATGTGACACTCACTGAGTTACAACGTCACTTATTAGATCTAAAAGCAAAGGGTGACATGCAAGGTTTCTTTGATGCTGCGGTTAAAGCTAACCAAAACATTTTGCTAGTTGGAGGAACTGGCTCCGGTAAAACAACGGTGATGAAAGCGTTGGTCGATTGCTATCCCACTTCAAAACGTCTTTTCACCATTGAAGATGTTCACGAACTGGACCTACCCAACCACCCTAATCATTTGCACCTTTTTTATAAACAAGGTGGGATCAGGCCAAAAGCATTAATTGAATCTTGCATGCGAATGAAACCCGATCATGTCATGCTTGCCGAGTTACGCGGAGATGAGGCGTGGACGTATTTAGAAATGCTCAACACCGGTCACGAAGGATCAATAACAACGATTCATGCAAATAATTGCCGCAGTGCGCCCGCTCGACTTGCAGGGTTAATTAAACAATCTGAGGTTGGTCAAACTTTGGATATTCAACATATTTTACGCACGATAAATAGCAGTATTGATGTGATTGCTTTCTTTAAACATACTCATCTCACTGAACTTTATTTCGACCCTCACTATAAAAATCAATTACTTAGTCATTAA
- a CDS encoding EexN family lipoprotein: MKKVMMFGVVTLTIGLIGCGEPDYEIEYYKTHEKERLEKLSWCNEIRKRRSTYNCKSAIGAEAQLSTEKLLGF, encoded by the coding sequence ATGAAAAAAGTGATGATGTTTGGTGTCGTTACGTTAACGATAGGTTTGATCGGGTGTGGAGAGCCTGACTACGAAATTGAATATTATAAAACACATGAGAAGGAGCGATTAGAAAAGCTAAGTTGGTGTAATGAAATAAGAAAGAGAAGATCTACTTACAATTGTAAAAGCGCAATTGGAGCCGAAGCTCAGTTAAGTACAGAAAAACTGTTGGGATTTTAA
- a CDS encoding type IV secretion system protein yields the protein MKKLLCMLLIVLSPVSYSGIPTFDITAFTQMIQDATIKAQQFQQTMNEARNRLEMMKEQQNHYKSMVEGHFNFEDILNDLNANEFLALDDWKDIYDDVAELNQLREQFNLFSDDPIVQQQYDNQLKQFNLQNKMYDSAVERNDRMKSLLNEFSTATTPAAKDDIANSLRLEQLQMQNDAQMMQTMNALMSKERVMKADQSARESSRRLLNEGIPRS from the coding sequence ATGAAAAAACTACTTTGTATGCTCTTAATTGTCCTTTCTCCTGTCTCATATTCAGGAATCCCCACCTTCGATATCACTGCATTCACACAAATGATACAAGATGCCACTATCAAAGCTCAGCAATTTCAGCAAACTATGAATGAAGCACGAAATCGCTTAGAGATGATGAAAGAGCAACAAAACCATTATAAGTCAATGGTCGAAGGTCATTTTAACTTTGAAGATATCTTAAATGATTTGAATGCTAATGAGTTTTTGGCGCTCGACGATTGGAAAGATATCTATGATGACGTCGCAGAACTCAACCAATTGCGAGAGCAGTTTAATTTGTTTTCTGACGATCCGATTGTGCAACAGCAATATGATAATCAGCTTAAGCAATTCAACTTACAAAATAAGATGTATGACAGTGCCGTGGAGCGAAATGATCGAATGAAATCGCTGCTTAATGAGTTTTCAACCGCGACAACGCCCGCGGCAAAAGATGATATTGCTAATTCACTTCGGCTCGAACAGCTTCAAATGCAGAATGATGCTCAGATGATGCAAACAATGAATGCACTCATGTCTAAAGAACGAGTGATGAAAGCAGATCAATCTGCACGAGAAAGTAGTAGACGATTATTAAACGAAGGTATCCCTCGAAGTTAA
- a CDS encoding LuxR C-terminal-related transcriptional regulator: MQYENLITDLCEFEELHTQLFPELTLKEADCVYYLSMGLKIKEIASVMHVSESMIKKRIIHVITKLNTSNVTNTKYLYYRRVQNYYLKNTLEIRRMLNVLLLNTPRQSQNSPTISSSTSHLTPLTFL; the protein is encoded by the coding sequence ATGCAGTATGAAAACTTAATAACTGATCTATGTGAATTTGAAGAACTGCATACTCAACTATTTCCTGAATTAACTTTAAAGGAGGCAGATTGTGTCTATTACCTATCTATGGGATTAAAAATTAAAGAAATTGCGTCGGTTATGCATGTCTCAGAAAGCATGATTAAAAAGCGTATTATTCATGTCATTACTAAACTTAATACAAGTAATGTGACGAACACCAAATACCTCTACTACCGCCGAGTTCAAAACTATTACCTAAAAAACACGTTAGAAATTCGTCGCATGTTAAATGTACTTTTACTCAACACACCTAGACAGTCACAAAACTCGCCGACTATCTCTTCAAGCACATCTCACCTAACACCACTCACTTTTCTATAA
- a CDS encoding conjugal transfer protein codes for MQLFNKIIQKSNLAFYFVLSSFLLLISSPARSAGGLAEATSALQTFQTWLYGFLGVGVLVYMIYQIIMAMLEKQTWGDVFTSVGKVAAAGGCVALATWAWGIWGS; via the coding sequence ATGCAACTTTTTAATAAAATCATTCAGAAATCCAACCTTGCTTTTTATTTTGTCCTTTCTTCATTTTTATTGCTTATTTCCAGTCCAGCCAGAAGTGCTGGCGGATTAGCAGAAGCAACCAGTGCACTTCAAACTTTTCAGACTTGGTTATATGGTTTCCTTGGCGTCGGTGTTCTCGTTTACATGATCTACCAAATTATTATGGCGATGCTTGAAAAACAAACGTGGGGAGATGTCTTCACTTCTGTCGGTAAAGTGGCTGCCGCCGGTGGTTGTGTCGCGCTAGCAACATGGGCTTGGGGTATTTGGGGCAGTTAA
- a CDS encoding virB8 family protein — protein MEESLEKVLALNKQDAQKPNHKKNTKKVVDAYLSQIKAFESDRVEIAKKSAKTAWKLVSVFAVLASLAVAAVIMMMPLKQIEPYLLKVDATGYTEVVRPLSDANSVTYGEVLDKYWLRRFITERNSYEWETVQNSFNTVKLMSAQHVFAQYSNYIMSDTSPTEIFAENNNIHIVIDGITFLPKTSNEQTLAQIRFSRKIVNRDNSPALNYVDKRWMATVTFDYLATINTEDERHINPLGFRITSYREDEILD, from the coding sequence ATGGAGGAATCGTTAGAAAAAGTCCTCGCGTTGAATAAACAAGACGCACAAAAACCGAATCATAAAAAAAACACAAAGAAAGTTGTGGATGCGTACCTTTCGCAAATTAAAGCCTTTGAATCTGATCGCGTTGAAATAGCCAAAAAATCAGCAAAAACCGCTTGGAAACTCGTTAGTGTGTTTGCGGTATTGGCGAGTTTAGCTGTAGCGGCTGTGATTATGATGATGCCTTTAAAGCAAATTGAGCCTTATCTTTTGAAGGTCGATGCCACAGGCTATACCGAAGTTGTTCGCCCTTTATCAGATGCCAATTCTGTTACTTACGGTGAAGTCCTTGATAAGTATTGGCTAAGACGTTTTATTACTGAGCGTAATAGTTATGAATGGGAAACCGTTCAGAACTCATTTAATACCGTAAAGCTGATGAGTGCTCAACATGTCTTTGCTCAATACTCTAACTACATTATGTCGGATACTTCTCCCACCGAGATTTTTGCTGAAAATAACAATATTCATATTGTCATTGATGGGATTACGTTTCTTCCGAAAACATCAAATGAGCAAACCTTAGCGCAAATTCGATTTAGTCGGAAAATCGTTAATCGAGATAATAGCCCCGCGCTCAATTATGTTGATAAGCGTTGGATGGCTACCGTGACGTTTGATTATCTCGCGACTATCAACACTGAAGATGAACGTCATATTAATCCGCTTGGTTTTCGCATCACCTCTTACCGAGAAGATGAGATTTTAGATTAG
- a CDS encoding conjugal transfer protein TraE, which translates to MITLEDNKIMSTIRLKGIPFQTASSSELNQLFFTVQRFFNELAKNYGGRLGVWTHVVKRKDALDVQYNFPSEFVQSFVSHYIDSFTHQRFFQTDYYITFVLQYAELESGEAELMDLLNLAHSVLKQFECETLALNDDATRCYHVEFLSYLMNNRTYHLPLTANKVSEVVAHSDWHFGYDLLEIRNADSHDSRYAQFYELAGFPLSTEIGMWDFVLNQQSEFILTQSMLLMKNNDSIKMIDKQINLISSADNAQHQIDELDLARDYVSTSEISFGDYHCSLAVFSDNQEQVVKDGADLAGEFLSRGTMLKRSNLKSTFSFLSMLPASKHRIMPAPKTTTNLACTFSLHNYSRGKKTGNPIGDGSALIPLKTTSDTLFYLNCHASDLNKNVTGQKFAGHTLILGASGTGKTTLEGTMTAFLTRFEPQIFAIDYNRSTELFIRAFGGEYFTIREGTDTGLNPFQLADTPALRAFLNRLIYRLTANNEGYLTEPEELEVKNGIDTVMRLPLPQRCLSMLLQSIQQPNLRSRLAKWCRSEHGQLSWCLDAEENKFNPQEMDRIGFDSTMLLEPDTGGAIHPASEPILATLFFLKDLMQQEARLMLTIVEEFWMPANFPLTQSLMKRVLKAGRLKNEFMILSSQSPEDAIHCAIFAAIVQQTATKIFLPNPDAEFESYEKCNVNKAEFTQLKALDKSSRTFLIKQSNISCFAKLDLYGFDQYLPIISGTDEDIALCEQLRKQHGNAPEKWIPKFQARC; encoded by the coding sequence ATGATCACGTTAGAAGATAATAAAATCATGAGTACTATCAGATTAAAAGGGATTCCATTTCAGACCGCTTCATCTTCTGAACTCAATCAACTCTTTTTTACTGTTCAACGCTTTTTTAATGAACTGGCTAAAAATTATGGTGGCCGTTTAGGGGTTTGGACACATGTCGTCAAACGAAAAGATGCGCTTGATGTTCAATACAATTTTCCTTCGGAATTTGTTCAATCATTTGTTAGCCACTATATTGATTCATTTACTCACCAACGTTTTTTTCAAACTGATTACTATATAACGTTTGTGCTGCAATATGCTGAGCTCGAAAGTGGTGAAGCAGAACTAATGGACTTATTAAACTTAGCCCACTCGGTTTTAAAACAATTTGAGTGCGAAACGCTTGCATTAAATGATGATGCTACCCGTTGTTATCATGTCGAGTTTTTAAGTTACTTAATGAACAATCGCACATATCACTTACCGCTTACTGCAAATAAGGTATCAGAAGTTGTAGCCCACTCGGATTGGCATTTTGGTTATGACTTACTCGAAATCCGAAATGCAGATAGTCATGATTCTCGTTATGCTCAGTTTTATGAGCTGGCGGGTTTTCCGCTATCAACCGAAATTGGCATGTGGGACTTTGTTTTAAACCAACAAAGTGAATTTATTTTGACTCAATCAATGTTGCTGATGAAAAATAATGACAGCATTAAGATGATAGATAAACAGATCAACTTAATTTCTTCAGCTGATAATGCACAACATCAAATCGATGAATTAGATCTCGCCAGGGATTATGTCTCCACCAGTGAAATTAGCTTTGGTGATTATCATTGTTCTCTTGCTGTCTTTTCTGATAACCAGGAACAAGTGGTGAAAGATGGGGCTGACCTCGCAGGTGAGTTTTTGTCGAGAGGTACAATGCTAAAGCGTTCTAATCTTAAATCAACGTTTAGTTTTTTAAGTATGTTACCTGCGTCTAAACATCGCATTATGCCCGCACCTAAAACGACAACGAACTTGGCTTGTACGTTTTCGCTTCATAACTACTCAAGAGGAAAGAAAACAGGTAATCCGATTGGGGATGGCTCTGCATTAATCCCGTTGAAAACCACGTCAGACACGCTGTTTTACCTTAACTGTCATGCGTCTGATTTAAATAAAAATGTCACAGGCCAAAAGTTTGCGGGACATACATTGATCCTTGGTGCATCTGGAACAGGTAAAACGACACTTGAAGGGACAATGACGGCGTTCTTAACCCGTTTTGAACCGCAAATCTTTGCTATTGATTATAACCGTTCAACAGAACTCTTTATTCGTGCCTTTGGCGGTGAATATTTCACAATTCGAGAAGGGACTGATACAGGTTTAAATCCATTTCAACTTGCCGATACCCCTGCTCTTCGTGCCTTTCTTAACCGCTTAATTTATCGTTTAACCGCTAACAATGAGGGCTATTTAACAGAACCAGAAGAGTTGGAAGTGAAAAATGGTATTGATACTGTGATGCGACTTCCATTACCTCAGCGTTGTTTGAGTATGTTATTACAGTCTATACAACAACCGAATCTGCGTTCACGGTTAGCGAAATGGTGTCGTAGTGAACATGGTCAACTTAGTTGGTGTTTAGATGCTGAAGAAAATAAGTTTAATCCTCAAGAGATGGATCGCATTGGATTTGATTCAACGATGTTGTTAGAGCCTGATACAGGAGGAGCAATTCACCCTGCCAGTGAGCCGATTTTGGCCACACTATTCTTTTTAAAAGACTTAATGCAACAAGAAGCGCGACTCATGCTAACCATAGTTGAAGAGTTTTGGATGCCTGCAAATTTTCCACTTACCCAATCACTAATGAAACGGGTACTCAAAGCAGGACGGTTAAAAAATGAGTTTATGATCTTAAGTTCGCAATCTCCTGAAGATGCTATTCACTGCGCTATTTTTGCGGCAATAGTACAGCAAACGGCTACGAAGATATTTCTTCCCAACCCTGATGCGGAATTTGAATCGTATGAAAAATGTAATGTGAATAAAGCTGAATTCACTCAACTTAAAGCACTTGATAAATCGTCACGTACTTTCTTGATAAAGCAATCGAATATCAGTTGTTTTGCAAAATTAGATCTGTACGGATTTGATCAGTATCTCCCCATTATTTCTGGTACGGATGAAGACATTGCACTATGTGAACAGCTACGCAAACAACATGGCAACGCACCTGAAAAATGGATACCTAAGTTTCAAGCTCGTTGTTAA
- a CDS encoding TrbG/VirB9 family P-type conjugative transfer protein → MLNSAIKSLLLLIFVSSSAHTAVTPTPDFFDNRITMTTYNPSDVMLVRAAVGVTTLIQFESGEHISSSSSGIGIGDSEAWGIDVRGHNIFLKPIAASPETNLIVTTNKNRTYSFQLSLSRKPHYVVKIEYPKPPKPIITAPEKVLPCAGESLNFAYSKRGDMTLSPRYMWDNGRFTCLKFSQNLELPVAYQVASDGQESLINYHIEKDTMILQGVSTSFRLRLGQRILGLYSDTIITEGFNENASGSDKVREVIDE, encoded by the coding sequence GTGTTAAACAGTGCCATTAAGTCACTATTGTTATTGATTTTTGTTTCTTCCTCTGCTCATACTGCTGTCACCCCTACTCCTGATTTCTTTGATAATCGAATCACCATGACAACGTATAATCCATCCGATGTCATGCTTGTTCGTGCTGCTGTTGGAGTAACGACATTAATTCAGTTTGAATCCGGTGAACATATTTCATCATCGAGTTCTGGAATTGGTATTGGTGATAGTGAAGCATGGGGGATTGATGTTCGTGGCCATAATATTTTTTTAAAGCCAATCGCTGCAAGCCCTGAAACTAATTTAATCGTAACAACAAATAAAAACCGTACTTATTCATTTCAATTATCACTGAGTAGAAAACCTCATTACGTTGTGAAGATTGAGTATCCAAAACCCCCTAAGCCTATCATTACAGCCCCTGAAAAAGTGTTGCCTTGTGCCGGCGAGTCTTTGAATTTTGCTTACTCAAAACGAGGAGATATGACGTTATCACCTCGGTATATGTGGGACAACGGGCGCTTTACCTGCTTGAAATTCAGTCAAAACTTAGAACTACCTGTGGCTTATCAAGTCGCCTCTGATGGTCAGGAATCTTTGATTAACTACCATATCGAAAAAGATACGATGATTTTACAAGGTGTTTCGACTTCTTTTCGATTACGTCTAGGTCAACGTATCCTTGGCTTATATTCTGATACGATAATCACTGAAGGGTTTAACGAAAATGCGAGCGGCAGCGATAAAGTGAGAGAGGTTATCGATGAATGA